The nucleotide window CGCTAGGTAAGCCGTTATCGCAGCAGAAAAGACATCCCCACTACCGTGCGTATTTTCCGTCTTTATTTCTTCACCCTTTAGCTCGACCTCTTTTCCGTTAATTATCGCAATGTCTAGTCCACCTAGACTAGATCCCCCTTTAACTACAACGTCTATCCCGTATTCCTCATAAATTTTCTTCGCTACTTTGGCTAAATCTTCTACGTTATTTATTTTCAACTGAGTAAGTTTCTCAGCTTCATACTTGTTAGGAGTGGTTAATATAGAGTGCTTCATTAAATCCTTTAATGCGTTTACTGTGTCCTCGGTTACTAGTTGGTCACCGCTCTTAGCTACCATTACCGGGTCAAGGACTAACTTTATAGAGTATTCCTTAACTTTCCTCTCTACTAACTTTACTATTGAGGAGTTTGAAAGCATCCCGGTTTTGGCATATTTAGGGTGTAGATCTCTCATTACAGTATCAAACTGAGCTTCAATGAAATCTAGAGGCACTTCTAATACCTTAGATACTCCTTGGGTGTTTTGGGCCGTCAAGCCGGTTACAATTGTAGTGCCAAAAACACCTAATGAAGTAAATGTCTTTAGATCTGCCTGAAGGCCTGCTCCTCCTCCCGAATCGCTTCCAGCAATCGTCATTACGACCGTTCTTTCTCTACGTTCCATATGATCTAAAGTTAAGCTTAATTTATAAAAATATGAGAAGTTTAACTTATTTGCCCCTTTTAGAAGGGCACATTACATTAAAAATGCAGTAGCTACATTCCCAGCTATACCGGGGGGTCTTAACAGCCTTTATAGTTTCCTCAACTAGCCTGATAACTTCTATATCGTCTACCCTATCTGCAACTAGGTACTCAGTAACTCTATCAGGGGTTACATAGACTAGTATTCCCTCTAACGCGTCAAACAACCACAAATAGATCCTGAGTTGTTGCTTATGGTGTTCTAACGGGATCCCTTTATCCGCTCTAGCCGTCTTTATCTCTATCACAATCCTTTTATCTTTCTCTATTATAGCGTCTGCCCTCCCTTTTACCTTATATGCTATTTGCCCCACTGTGACCTCCTTCTGCCCCTCTACTTCTATTTTAGCGCTAAACTTATCACTGAGAAATTTCTCTAACCCAGCGTGAACTAAGTCACCTAGGACGGTTGCCGGTTTTACTTGCTCAGCCACTTGTAAATCTTTATATTTTTCTTCGAATTTCAACTTTAGTGGACACCTTACTAAGTCAGTAACGTAAAACGTATTTTCTTCTCTAACGTGTGTAGATGCCTCAGTCAGTTTGGAGCTAAAAAGCTCTTCCACTATCATTTCTATTACACCTCCGAGGTAATTTTCCCACTCCTCTCGGTTTTTATCCATACTCTTGGAGTCCTCATAACTTCTAGTATGATAGCGGTTAGATTCAGAATTACGACGAAGTTCATGTATATAAGTGATAGTATAGAATAGTAGGATTCAATCAGGTGTTTCCTAGATATAGATATAGTTGATATAAAGGATATAAAAGAAGCAGTTGAAACAAAGGCTGCAGCTAAGACAAATAAAGATGACGAATATATGAGCACTAGAGAGTAGTTGACGAGGTTCAAGACCATAAATAAAGGAGTACCGATAAGCAGGAACCCATCAATTAACCTCGGGTCTATCCTTTTTCCGTGGGGTATTTTTATACTGACTTCAAAGTGCCCTCGGTACCACCTAAGCCTCTGTTTTATCAACCACCTTAAACTCGATGGGACTTCACGCCATGCAATTATGGTCGGGTCGTATTTGATCTGGTAACCTTGAGATATTAAGGAGATACTTAAGTCAAGGTCCTCCGTTAGTGTAAATTCGTTCCACCCTCCTATCTTTTCTAGAGTTTCTTTCCTTATAAATGTGCAAGTACCTTCTAGCGGGACGAACAAGCCTAATCTAGCCCTACCTGCTATAGAATACTCATGAAAAAGTTCCTCTATACTGGCGAACCGCGTAATTATATTTTCCTTTATGTTTATCGGGATCAGTTTTCCTTGAACTGCAACTACTTCCTCTTTATCAAACCAAATAGACGCTTGGTTAAGTACGTCCAACCGGGGGACTGTATCGGCATCAAAAATACCTATTATCTCGTTCTTAGCAAGTCTTAAGGCGGAATTTAGTGCCCTACTTTTTCCATTAGGGACATTGGCACGGTCTAGTCTGATACACTTTATAAAGGACTGTGTATATATTTCTTCGTATTGTTTGCAAACTTCATATGTCTTATCTGTGGAACCGTCTTCTATTACTAGAATTTCATATTTTGATTTGTCATATTCTTGGTTAACTAGCCTGTCCAATAGCCTGGGGAGTACTTTTTCCTCATTTTTAGCTGGGACAAGTAGAGAGAAGGACTTACCTGAATAATCTTTCTGTTTCACCGGGGTCCAAGTGAAACCATATATTGCTAAAAATGAGTTATAGACGCTCCAACCTGAAACTAAGATACTGAATATGGCAATAATGTCATCTAGCATTAATTAAACACTGTCATATCTCTTTTAAAATTCTTTTGTAAGGTAATACACAAGGTGAATAGCATATTAAAATACCGTAATGAGTACTCTTTTGTCTTAAGTGTTAAGTATTAATAATATAACTGATATGAAACAGATGGTAAAAGATATATTAGGAGATTATGAAGTTAAGGGCGGATCGGTACAAGCTATTGGTAAGTTTATCGCGTTCGGATTAGATGACCCTTTTCACATAACGACTGTATCAGGATTTACAATATACGGGATAGGGAAACTGATGGAGAGGAGGACTAATTATGGACTTAGGATGGCTCATAGGGACATTCAGGAGATAAAGAGATCACTAAGGGAAGCCCTCCTAGATATTACCACAATGAGATTTTAGGTTCAAAAGATTAGGTTAAATTATGGAGATTATACCACTAGCATTTGAAAGCCTGGGAGTACGGTCCCAGGCTACTCTTGTTGAGACTAAAGACATTAGAATTCTTATTGACCCAGCGGTCTCTTTAGCCCCGAGAAGATACGGGTTACCCCCACACCAACTGGAAGTAGACCGCTTAACTGAACTGGCTACTAAGATTTATAACACAGCTAAAGACGTTGACGTTATAGTAGTCACACATTACCACTACGATCACCATGACCCAGGTTATGTAATTCCCATAGATATTTACGAGAAAAAAGTAGTGTTTATAAAGGACCCGCAAAATAACATAAACCCTAGCCAGAAGTTCAGGCGAGCACCCCGGTTTTTGAAATCGTTAAAAGACAAGCCCAAGTCTATTCAAAACGCAGATGGGAAAGAAGTAAAGTTTGGCTCTACGTCGATTATTTTCTCTACTGCTGTTCCTCACGGTGCTGATGAGAGGCTCGGTTATGTAGTACAAGTTGCAATTAACGATAAAGATGGGACTGTGCTTTTTACCTCAGATATTGAAGGTGCGCCGAAGGAAGCCCATGTTAATTTTATAAATAAGGTTAAACCTAATTACCTAATTATAGATGGTCCTTTAAGTTATTTACTAGGTAGGGCGTTATCAAAAGAAGAACTTGAGGTAGAAATAAAGAACCTAGAAAGTATAGTCAAAAACGGCCTACAGTATGCAATTATTGACCACCACGTGTTACGGGACTTAAATTACGCAAACGTACTTAAACCGGTGAAAGAGGTAGCCAGTTCCGTAGGATGTAAGGTAATTACAGCTTCAGAGTACTTGTCCATAGAACCGATGATCTTGGAAGCCAGAAGAAGGGAACTGTTCCAAAAAGATAATAGACCTGCAAAAATACCTCGAAATTTAGCTAAACTCCTTACAGCGGGAGACTCGTAAGGGGGAAGAAATGGGCCAGTATTAAACCGCCTGTATAACTCCCAGCCATAGCTAACAGCCCAGTTGCTATTTGTTCCAAAGCACCCCTAGATCTGCTTAACCCAGTATATTTAGACGCTAAGGAACCGAAAAATCCTAATGTGACAGTTATTAGTATTACAGAAGTTATAACCGAATAGCTAAACGGTATTTTTATAAATAGTGACAACATGAACGGAAAGAGGGGTATTACAGAGCCTATAATAAGGTAAATAGACATTAGTAGGCCTAGTTTTACCGGATCTTCAAACTCATCAGGAAAGAGCTTTAACTCATGGATTAACATTTCGTGTAGCACTATGTTTTTATTTTTCATTAGTCTGTTTGATATTTCCTCAGCTTCTTCCTCAGGTAGTCCTTTCTCAAGGTAAAATTGTTTCAGTTCTTCCCTCTCTTTTTCTGGATAGTGTTCTATTTCATAGTTTTCTTTTTTTATTTCATTCTGTATAATTTGCATTCTGACTCTAGTAGATATATACTCTCCGATTCCCATAGAAAAAGCTTGTCCTATAGAAGCTATCAGACCGGTCACTAGTACGAGTAAGGGGTCTTGGGAATAACCCGCAGCACCTAACGCTATAGAACCCACTCCTATGAGTCCGTCCTGAATTCCGAAAACTCTGGTCCTAAACGTATCAGCCTCGTTCGTATAATGTATTACAGGTTCTTCCATGAGTGGTTTATGGTATGAAAAAAATTTAAATGATTCTTGGATTACGAAAAGTCGTAACGAAATTTATGTTGTTTTGACGATGTAACGCTCTCCTTCTTTAGAGAGGAAACCGGAATATATACCCCACTCAGCTAATATTATTTCTAAGTCATTATAGCCTGTAGGACTACTGTATGTAGTAATACCTTTTTCCTCTAGTTTTTCAAGGAGTTCCTCTACAGTAAATGCCTTAAGTTCTTTAGCTGTAGCAAATGGTTCTAGTCTATCAATAGACTCTCTTAATAGTTCCTTCCTTTTCTTTATATTTGCCTTTATAAAATCAAGGCCTTTATCTGTAATAATAATATCACCTTCTGCTAGATTAATAAACCCCATAGTATTTGCAGCATAGAGTATAGGCATTAATTCATCCATATCGACTTCCAATTCCTTCTCTAGGATGTAAATATCCACCTTACCGTCGAAGGTATTGTGTAAAGTGGTCAACAAACCCAATAGATCGGCCACTCTAGCGTCTGGGTGAATAACCTTATATGTACTTGTAACCATACGTGATCATACCCAATACTTAATAAAAATTTATTCTCTAAGGAATTTTATAGATTAAAATGCTTATTTTTATATTACATCAATAATTCATTAAGATTTTTTCAGCCTTAAATAAGGTTTATGCCACCTTTACCGTTTGTCCCTACACTTTCATTTCAATCATTTTACCTCCAATCATGATTGAGTGTAGGGGGCTTAGCCCTCAACCACCCACTCGGCTTAACACTAGGTGGGTCATGGGACCCCTTCGAGCCCAACGACACGGGGGCTCACATATCCGCAATCACCTTTTTGAGCATAGCCCACATCGGTACGAGGGGTTATTTTCGCTATAGAAATCTAACATAAACAAATATAAAAAGGATTCAGTTCAGTGCTCTAAAGAGGTACGCCTAATATATTATTACCGACTAATTTAGACAAAAATAGCTTTACCAGTATGATGAGCTAATTTTTTATCTTGTACTCAGATTGTGGGATATAGATCTATTTTAACTTATACAATTTAGAAGAAAAAATTTAATATGACCATATCTTATATACCTCAATGAACGAAGAGTTATTACTATCACAATTATCTCTTACAAGAAGAAGTTCTTCTTTACCTAAGCTAATTAAAGTAAATTCAACCACTGATTTATCTAAATTAAGAGGTATGGCAAGGTATGAATTTTCTAGGGGGATTGACGGAAACGAGATATTGGATTTAACAAGCCTAAGAGGAGTTGAAGACTTAGGCGATAAAATAAAAGTCTTGTCGGGGACACCGTGGAGAGATGTAATTAAATACAATCCTGAGACTTACGGTAATTTAGACTTTTCAGTGGGGGGTAGTGTATTTTTCGGTGATGCAGGGTTTGGGTTCAATGAGTTCGGGCTGATTAAAGACAGAGTAGAGGTTGAGGGATACCTTAACGGAATTAAATACACCGGAAAATATAATGGAGGGATAATATACGCTGTATATATCAAAAAGGAGTCAAAACAATTGGCATATAAGGGTTATACATCAGACGACATAGATGCCGTATTATATAAACTAAAGAACTGGTTTACTTTGGGTTTTCCAGCGTTTAGAGATATTACAATTAATATTCAAGGGGGATTAGCTAAGCTGATAGTTTCTTATCCATCGATTAGGGAACAGCTGTTATTAATGTATGTGTCTGACCTCCAGAAGGTAGACCCGATATATGAGGACTTGACACCTAGGCACAAGTATCAGTACTTTGGGACTACAGACTTGAACGGGCTATTTCAGATAAAAGAGAACATAAAGAGAAGTGAGAGGACAATATTACGTTTCAGGGGGACTAGAGTATACTTCACGATCTATTCTAATACACCTTTAAAATTTGCCGAAAATACGCCCTTAACTGCGTATTCAGATTCAGACGGACAGAATGACTTAAACGGCTGCGTTCTTTGCGGTCGGTGTGTTGACGTATGTCCTTATGGTGAAATGATGGGTTCACCCGTATATACTCCCTTAGGACTATATGTCCTACAGCCCTTAGGATTTGCAGAGGGACTTGTGAATTGCCATATGTGTGGTAAATGCGTTGAGGTATGTCCCTCTAAACTTGATATACTTACTGACTTACGTAAGTATGCTAGATATGATAAGATAGACTTTGCACTCCCTGAAATAAGAGAGTTACCAGCTAGTTCAGTAATCGTTTTAACTCCTATAAGTAAAGGTCTTGAAGACAGGGCAATAAGGGCACTCCTTTATCTCCACTCAAAAGGTAAGAAAGTGGGTATAATTAGGCTGGACATTAATGTGATTGATTTACTGTTGGACAGAGCTGATTGGACGGCAGTTGCCAAGAAGTTAGAAAACGTAAACGAAATTATTACAATTACCCCTGAGGAATACCACTACCTGCAAGCGTTGAAAAGGCTCAAAATACTTGATATAAATTTTGTAGAGGAATTAGTGCTTCCAGATACAGAAATAGAAGGCAAAGAGCTTCACATACCTTGTATGATTGGTATTAGAACTGAAAATGACGAGTTAAATAAGTGTAGCCTAGCTTTCTTACAGTCTATCTCCAATAAAAGTGTAGAGAGTAAGGTATCTGCAAAATATACATTATGTCCTATTACCGCGAAGAAGTTAAATATTAAAACGCCTTTAGATACAATCTTTCCTACACTAAACCTTCAAGCACTTGAAAATACTATATCAAAGTTACATCAAGGAGAGGAAGACACTGAGCTAGTAGTTGATGATGCAAAATGGTATGAAGGGATAGCGGAAGAGCTTTTTATAAAGGTTAATGAGAGGACTCTCTCTGCTCAACTAAACCGCTTTACTAAAGAAGAAATGTTATTACTATACTTTTATATGGATAAATTTGAGAGCCTAAGTGATAAAGATAAAGAAATAATTACAAAGGAAATAACTAAACTTTTTAGCTCCTAACTAAGTATATTAAATGTCCTACTTCTGGTAATATAAGTTCTTTCATTGCTAGTTTAACTGCGTCTGGTGATCCAGGTAATAAGTATATTATTTTCTTTTCTATTATACCTGCACTGGCTTTTGTAAGATAAGCCGCTGCACGTACTTTCTGGTCATCATAGCTTACATTTCTAAACACGTCAGAAAAACCTTCAATTTCTCTGTCAAATAGGGGCCTTATAGTTTCTACAGTCTGGTCTGAGGGGGTATATCCAGTCCCACCTGTGGACACTATTACATCTACCTTGGGGTCGTCTAGTGCCTCAGCAAAAGCCCTGAGTATCTTTATTTTATTATCTGGTACTAGCGAGTAACCTACCACAGAATATCCGCCCTCAATAATTAATTGCTTAATGGTATCTCCAGATTCATCTATTACGGGTTCCCTTCTCGAGTACTTTTCATACCTCGAAGTGCTGACCGTTATCACGTAAAAGTTAATCTGCCTCGGTGCGTGTTCTCTGTGCTTCTCATGTGAGTGCACTTACATCACCTTTACTTCATTAGCTATGTCTAAGTCTAAGTCGAGGAATTTATTCCTTTCGAGTAATATTCCGTCTACGTAGAGTGTAGCCCCTTCTTTTAGTTCTGTGAACCTTATTCTAAATGAGGTAAGAGTTATACCTTGCTCGGTCTCATAAATTACCGGAAGCGAGAAAGGCTTAACTGCGTTCACTATTTTAAGCGTGCCTCTGAAATTTTTCTTCCCGATCACCGTTCCAAAATCTATACACTCCACCACCTTAAAAGTATAAGGAAAACCTTGGAAAACTCCCTCTAAAACCCTGTCTTTTTTAAACCTTATAAAGTCCTCCTTATCTAGGACTTCAACTTCATTTTCATTCCAAGACGTTAGGGGGAGGGTGACCCCCTTTTCTCTCAGTTCTAACAACGTCTTGTAATGGTATGGGTCAAAGGAGAGGAAGTCCATATCATTAAAGCTATCGGAGTAAAGGAGGCTCCCCGTAATCCCAACACTATCTCTAAAATAACTTAAGAACACCTTTACCGGTGTAGGTAAACCTCGCTTCACTTCGAAGGGGTCAAGGACTTCACTCTCTTCTAATGGGACTAAAGGTACTTCGAAACCAATTTGGTCTAAATACTTCATTAAGTTGGGGAATTTTTCTTTCACCAGCCTGATTGCTTCGTTAAGCTTCTTTATTTTTCTACCTTCATACAATCTCGGGATAGCTACTACGTATCCTTCAGGGTGGTAACACCCTTTGACAGCCCACACTATACCCTTATACTTTACAAAGTACCCCTCTGTAATCATCAGTTTTAAAGGATTTCGTGTAGTTTTTAAATCCTTGTGAAAGTACTTATAGTTGGTAGAGGAATAGCAGGCAGTTCTCTTTATTACTTATTTAAAGAGAACGGGTCTAAAGTCCATGTAGTTGAATCAGGTTTTAGGAGATTCTATCCTACCTTGATACATTCACTCTTACTTAAGGGGAGGGACATAGACCTAGCACTGGAATCCCTGAGTTTCTACGCTTCCCATAAAATCCCATTATTTTTATATCCGTCCTATACTATAGGTAAAATTCCTCCTGAGGTAATAGACAAATGGATAAGTATGGGGTTTAACATAGAAGAAAAATACGTCCCTTGGCTAGGTCAAGATGCGATAATAGGACATAACACGGACAGGCTCGTAGGAGTTAAGAAATTAATAGACTCAGTCCCGTACATAAAAGGGCAAATAAGCATAGATAGCCAATATAGGGTACTCCTCGACGGAGAGGAAATAAGTAACAAATACGACCTCATAATTGTAGCTAGCGGAGCATGGAATTCATTCACGGTAAAAAGTACGTTGCCTTTAAGGAGTTATTATTGTTGGGCGTGGGCTGTCCTAACACCTAAACGAGTCCTTGACAAAGTTTTCATTTATGACTATGAATTAGGTTTCTACTCAAGGCCACTCTTCGGGATAGGGTCGTTTTTCAGCATAGTGGGGGACGGAGATACTATTGAGTGCTCGCCTTTTTCTCCCCAGTTAGGGGATAAGCGGGCAGTGAAAGAAGCGTCGAAAAGGCTAGGTCCGTTAATACCTATTTATAAGGGAGATGGTTACTGTGAAGGTACTCCCGATATGAAGCCCGTATACGGTCAAATAAGTGAAAAAATATACTACATAGGCGGGTTAAATGGTTATGGTGCTGAAGTAGGACCAGGGTTAGCTAAACTCCTTTTTAACTTTATAGTTAAGGGAGAGGAAGATAAGGAGTATTCGGCTTCCAGATTTCACGGGGTAAGTGATTTTAGGATAGGTAAAGAGCCCCATGAGTTCTAGCTCTTTGAGATCTCTAAGTGTTTCCTGATCAGCTCGTCATCAGGTAGTTCTTCCTCATTCACTTCTAGGTGCAACCTCTGTTTTTCTTCACAACTCTCGCAATCATAGACCACCCATGCATTCAGGAACTGGTCTCCATAATAGAACTCTAGTGCCCTCCACCCGTAGTTCTTTATCAGCCCTTTTACTACGCTTAATCTGGTCGTGGGGAACGCTACAAATTTCTTCATCTTTATATAATAAGGCTTTAATGTAAGTAGGTAGTACCCATTAACTAGGACCGAAGTCGGGATGTGGAAATCATCTAGGTCACTTACCTTTATCAATTCTATGTTACCTTTGCTATCTAGGTAAACTGCTACGTTTCTATAATCTTCAAACATATCCTTTAGGTAATGCCAAGGAGGTGCAGGAGAGCCTAATATCCAGCTCAACATAATAACTATTTATATACCCAGTATGATAAATTTGATTCTAAATAATGATGATGTGACGGTTTTCAGAACTGATGAAGAACGCTTCCCTGTCTGAGAGGGTTTAGATATGAAAATAGACTATATCAGAGATATTAATTCGGTTCAAAAGAAAATTGTAGAAAAGTTCGGGAATTTGTGTGGACTAGAAGATATAGTGCACAGGATCGTTGGGCTACATAAGACTGGAGTAGTAAATATAAACCACTCAGTCCTAGAGCTAATTCTCTCAGCTTACTTGTTGAGCCAAGGATTTAAGGTATATGCCGAAGTAGAAGTAGCTGGAGGAATTGTAGATATTTACGCAATAAAGGGCATAGATATGTCGGTAGAAGTGGAGACCGGGTATGTACCTCCTACTAGTGCTACCTCAGCGGAGGAATTTTTAATGGGGAGACTTGCCCTTAAAACAGCTAGGTACAGTAACGTTGGGCACGAATTTTACATAGCGGTACCTTCGTTTTATATCCCCCCTATACCAGAACCATTACTTATTCCACCCGAAGAGAGGAAGGAGGAGGACATTAGAAAAGTAATGTTTCTAATTAGAAGATACAGTAAATCACCAGACGTAACATTAGATGACGTAAAGACGAGTAAAATTAACGGCATAATAACTATTAATACGAAGTCGCTTGATGTCAAGATAATTGATGTTAAGAACTTTTCTATGTTAAAACACTTTTATAGCTAGGTATAAAAACGTAAACGAGAAGAACGGTACTGCAATATTATCATCTATAAAGGGTAATACTTCACTTAAAGTCGCTACAACTCCCGATATTGCCCCCGGTATACCGAAAAAGTAAAAACCTAAGGGGATGCTGATCGCCGCCATCCCTACGCTCCCCCAAAAACCTTTGACCCTCCTCTTATACACATAGTTACGTATTATTCCGGTCACTCCGTCCCCGAAAGACATGTAATATATGGGCAATAGCGGTATAAAGATATTCCTCGTCTCCCAGTAGTTACCGTCTAGTATATCCATTATGAGGAGGAGCGTCCCGAACGAGAACGCGTAATAGACTTCCCCACGGTTATTTTCGTCCTGAAACCAATTTAAGTAATTTTTCTTGGCTCTATGCAAAATGAGGTACATCATTAAGACATACGAGGCTACTATGGGGACTAGAGGCGATGTAAAGACATATGGGGCTAAAATAGCTACTACTCCTCCTCCTAACATGTGAATTACTTTTCTGGCAACATAAGGTGTGGTCATTTTACTTATGACCTTAGAAATGTAAAGTGTCACTATTGCTACCCAAATGGTAAGTACGACCCCCCATACGATATCTCCGATTGTTATTAACATCACTGATCAAAGCTGAAGAATTAAATTAAAAGTTCGACTATTTTTAACGTATGGAAATCTTTTTGTATAAAAGACAAGGTGACTACTTAGTCCCGTCGAAAGAGGGAGACGTATTTGTT belongs to Stygiolobus caldivivus and includes:
- a CDS encoding VIT1/CCC1 transporter family protein; protein product: MEEPVIHYTNEADTFRTRVFGIQDGLIGVGSIALGAAGYSQDPLLVLVTGLIASIGQAFSMGIGEYISTRVRMQIIQNEIKKENYEIEHYPEKEREELKQFYLEKGLPEEEAEEISNRLMKNKNIVLHEMLIHELKLFPDEFEDPVKLGLLMSIYLIIGSVIPLFPFMLSLFIKIPFSYSVITSVILITVTLGFFGSLASKYTGLSRSRGALEQIATGLLAMAGSYTGGLILAHFFPLTSLPL
- a CDS encoding MogA/MoaB family molybdenum cofactor biosynthesis protein: MHSHEKHREHAPRQINFYVITVSTSRYEKYSRREPVIDESGDTIKQLIIEGGYSVVGYSLVPDNKIKILRAFAEALDDPKVDVIVSTGGTGYTPSDQTVETIRPLFDREIEGFSDVFRNVSYDDQKVRAAAYLTKASAGIIEKKIIYLLPGSPDAVKLAMKELILPEVGHLIYLVRS
- a CDS encoding FAD-dependent oxidoreductase, with the protein product MKVLIVGRGIAGSSLYYLFKENGSKVHVVESGFRRFYPTLIHSLLLKGRDIDLALESLSFYASHKIPLFLYPSYTIGKIPPEVIDKWISMGFNIEEKYVPWLGQDAIIGHNTDRLVGVKKLIDSVPYIKGQISIDSQYRVLLDGEEISNKYDLIIVASGAWNSFTVKSTLPLRSYYCWAWAVLTPKRVLDKVFIYDYELGFYSRPLFGIGSFFSIVGDGDTIECSPFSPQLGDKRAVKEASKRLGPLIPIYKGDGYCEGTPDMKPVYGQISEKIYYIGGLNGYGAEVGPGLAKLLFNFIVKGEEDKEYSASRFHGVSDFRIGKEPHEF
- a CDS encoding AAA-associated domain-containing protein, whose translation is MVTSTYKVIHPDARVADLLGLLTTLHNTFDGKVDIYILEKELEVDMDELMPILYAANTMGFINLAEGDIIITDKGLDFIKANIKKRKELLRESIDRLEPFATAKELKAFTVEELLEKLEEKGITTYSSPTGYNDLEIILAEWGIYSGFLSKEGERYIVKTT
- the thiD gene encoding bifunctional hydroxymethylpyrimidine kinase/phosphomethylpyrimidine kinase, translated to MERRERTVVMTIAGSDSGGGAGLQADLKTFTSLGVFGTTIVTGLTAQNTQGVSKVLEVPLDFIEAQFDTVMRDLHPKYAKTGMLSNSSIVKLVERKVKEYSIKLVLDPVMVAKSGDQLVTEDTVNALKDLMKHSILTTPNKYEAEKLTQLKINNVEDLAKVAKKIYEEYGIDVVVKGGSSLGGLDIAIINGKEVELKGEEIKTENTHGSGDVFSAAITAYLAKGENLETAVRLAKNYVNESIKFSLSIGKGHGPVDPFAPIERTVEKENARLTAEKCLWELENQPELLTTFLDEEDKSNIAVLTDYGDVASLAGGIIRYLDKIKLDGPILVNIDNKVSQIAKKHGKKIVLSLTVSDRLLKKGEEGKIMLTTSGRTGDLILENGRAYLTGNSCEELINKLREMLK
- a CDS encoding phosphatidate cytidylyltransferase produces the protein MLITIGDIVWGVVLTIWVAIVTLYISKVISKMTTPYVARKVIHMLGGGVVAILAPYVFTSPLVPIVASYVLMMYLILHRAKKNYLNWFQDENNRGEVYYAFSFGTLLLIMDILDGNYWETRNIFIPLLPIYYMSFGDGVTGIIRNYVYKRRVKGFWGSVGMAAISIPLGFYFFGIPGAISGVVATLSEVLPFIDDNIAVPFFSFTFLYLAIKVF
- the cas4 gene encoding CRISPR-associated protein Cas4 — translated: MIVEELFSSKLTEASTHVREENTFYVTDLVRCPLKLKFEEKYKDLQVAEQVKPATVLGDLVHAGLEKFLSDKFSAKIEVEGQKEVTVGQIAYKVKGRADAIIEKDKRIVIEIKTARADKGIPLEHHKQQLRIYLWLFDALEGILVYVTPDRVTEYLVADRVDDIEVIRLVEETIKAVKTPRYSWECSYCIFNVMCPSKRGK
- a CDS encoding glycosyltransferase, translated to MLDDIIAIFSILVSGWSVYNSFLAIYGFTWTPVKQKDYSGKSFSLLVPAKNEEKVLPRLLDRLVNQEYDKSKYEILVIEDGSTDKTYEVCKQYEEIYTQSFIKCIRLDRANVPNGKSRALNSALRLAKNEIIGIFDADTVPRLDVLNQASIWFDKEEVVAVQGKLIPINIKENIITRFASIEELFHEYSIAGRARLGLFVPLEGTCTFIRKETLEKIGGWNEFTLTEDLDLSISLISQGYQIKYDPTIIAWREVPSSLRWLIKQRLRWYRGHFEVSIKIPHGKRIDPRLIDGFLLIGTPLFMVLNLVNYSLVLIYSSSLFVLAAAFVSTASFISFISTISISRKHLIESYYSILSLIYMNFVVILNLTAIILEVMRTPRVWIKTERSGKITSEV
- a CDS encoding 4Fe-4S dicluster domain-containing protein, giving the protein MNEELLLSQLSLTRRSSSLPKLIKVNSTTDLSKLRGMARYEFSRGIDGNEILDLTSLRGVEDLGDKIKVLSGTPWRDVIKYNPETYGNLDFSVGGSVFFGDAGFGFNEFGLIKDRVEVEGYLNGIKYTGKYNGGIIYAVYIKKESKQLAYKGYTSDDIDAVLYKLKNWFTLGFPAFRDITINIQGGLAKLIVSYPSIREQLLLMYVSDLQKVDPIYEDLTPRHKYQYFGTTDLNGLFQIKENIKRSERTILRFRGTRVYFTIYSNTPLKFAENTPLTAYSDSDGQNDLNGCVLCGRCVDVCPYGEMMGSPVYTPLGLYVLQPLGFAEGLVNCHMCGKCVEVCPSKLDILTDLRKYARYDKIDFALPEIRELPASSVIVLTPISKGLEDRAIRALLYLHSKGKKVGIIRLDINVIDLLLDRADWTAVAKKLENVNEIITITPEEYHYLQALKRLKILDINFVEELVLPDTEIEGKELHIPCMIGIRTENDELNKCSLAFLQSISNKSVESKVSAKYTLCPITAKKLNIKTPLDTIFPTLNLQALENTISKLHQGEEDTELVVDDAKWYEGIAEELFIKVNERTLSAQLNRFTKEEMLLLYFYMDKFESLSDKDKEIITKEITKLFSS
- a CDS encoding MBL fold metallo-hydrolase — its product is MEIIPLAFESLGVRSQATLVETKDIRILIDPAVSLAPRRYGLPPHQLEVDRLTELATKIYNTAKDVDVIVVTHYHYDHHDPGYVIPIDIYEKKVVFIKDPQNNINPSQKFRRAPRFLKSLKDKPKSIQNADGKEVKFGSTSIIFSTAVPHGADERLGYVVQVAINDKDGTVLFTSDIEGAPKEAHVNFINKVKPNYLIIDGPLSYLLGRALSKEELEVEIKNLESIVKNGLQYAIIDHHVLRDLNYANVLKPVKEVASSVGCKVITASEYLSIEPMILEARRRELFQKDNRPAKIPRNLAKLLTAGDS